One genomic region from Rosa rugosa chromosome 1, drRosRugo1.1, whole genome shotgun sequence encodes:
- the LOC133732294 gene encoding uncharacterized protein LOC133732294: MASDSPKTPKPSYAAALNADSPIPFAIADLPSPFLEEGLISIRISEEPFLRGLERCKSNLIGRVNSQIKTPDLVQQLKHLWSGLEQWTVAPLGRGFFMLQFKTLSDMQRVWSSGTVRLNSGMLRLIKWSPEFSPSTYKNTFAQVWVRFWDLGFAYWDQQTLFEIASGLGTPLKLDTRTKNRTIGLFARVLVDIDLSQSLHDKIRITRANGEVVVVGVEYESPPDICSRCGIVGHIAANCHAAPSESPEDAGVPTERGRSVARSTQKRRKKNKSRSQRRSKLDPTSGLAPTRNITSTVRAEAVTNTVEEAPLIPENTIVSSDSVPPGFQRLVPEIEAQDSSSTSTPVVSAVAPPIVIADCNQTSEDCPLEESTEVLEEGEFTPVLSKKSKKLLKQNDKTKKKVVSRKPSGRALLNKGANLKCF, encoded by the coding sequence ATGGCTTCTGATAGCCCTAAAACACCAAAACCTTCTTACGCCGCCGCACTGAATGCAGATTCCCCAATCCCTTTTGCCATCGCTGATCTGCCATCCCCTTTTCTGGAGGAAGGTTTAATCTCAATTCGCATCTCTGAGGAACCTTTTCTTCGTGGCCTGGAGAGATGCAAAAGTAACTTGATTGGTCGAGTTAATTCCCAAATCAAGACCCCAGACCTAGTTCAGCAACTGAAACATCTATGGTCCGGCTTGGAGCAATGGACTGTGGCTCCTCTTGGCAGAGGATTCTTTATGCTGCAGTTCAAAACTTTGAGCGACATGCAGCGCGTCTGGTCGTCGGGGACGGTGCGTTTGAATTCCGGAATGCTTCGTCTGATCAAATGGTCACCTGAGTTCTCACCATCCACCTACAAAAACACTTTCGCGCAGGTTTGGGTGCGCTTCTGGGACTTAGGGTTTGCTTACTGGGATCAGCAAACTCTATTTGAAATTGCATCAGGTCTTGGTACACCTTTAAAACTTGACACTCGAACCAAGAACCGAACAATTGGGTTGTTTGCTAGAGTTCTAGTCGACATCGACCTCTCTCAATCTCTTCATGATAAAATCAGAATCACCAGAGCAAATGGTGAGGTCGTTGTGGTCGGGGTTGAATATGAGTCACCTCCTGATATTTGTAGCAGATGTGGGATTGTAGGGCATATCGCGGCAAACTGCCATGCTGCGCCCTCTGAGAGCCCTGAGGATGCCGGTGTCCCAACTGAGCGTGGCAGGTCCGTCGCGCGCTCTACGCAGAAACGAAGGAAGAAGAATAAGTCGCGCTCCCAGCGACGTTCAAAATTAGACCCTACATCGGGTCTGGCACCAACCAGGAACATCACCTCTACTGTTAGGGCAGAGGCCGTAACAAATACGGTGGAAGAGGCTCCTTTGATTCCTGAGAACACTATAGTTTCCAGTGATAGTGTTCCTCCAGGCTTCCAAAGACTGGTTCCGGAAATTGAAGCGCAAGACTCAAGCTCCACATCAACTCCCGTGGTGTCGGCAGTGGCTCCTCCAATTGTTATCGCAGACTGTAATCAAACCTCAGAGGATTGCCCGTTGGAGGAGAGTACTGAGGTGCTAGAAGAAGGTGAATTCACACCAGTCCTTTCTAAGAAATCAAAGAAACTGCTGAAGCAGAATgacaaaacgaaaaagaaagtTGTCTCCCGCAAGCCCTCTGGACGTGCTCTCCTTAACAAGGGAGCTAATCTCAagtgtttttaa